The following coding sequences lie in one Komagataeibacter sucrofermentans DSM 15973 genomic window:
- a CDS encoding carbonic anhydrase, with translation MAHTNTARETLIDLLHGVERFNTEVFPQNRDLFASLAESQSPDTLFIACADSRVNPSMITQTQPGDLFVLRNIGNIVPAYGEMLGGVSSAIEYAVSALKVSHIIVCGHSNCGAMKALLDPQASHLDKMPTVASWLRNAEAARAVLEATDAGPATVRSLSEQNVQLQIAHLRTHPAVAAGLARGTLTLQGWFYDIASGEVVVLDETSRTFIHVDEAIAKLRAQQASDATA, from the coding sequence ATGGCCCATACCAATACTGCCCGGGAAACCCTCATCGACCTGCTGCACGGGGTGGAGCGTTTCAACACCGAAGTCTTTCCCCAGAATCGTGACCTCTTCGCCAGCCTGGCCGAGAGCCAGTCCCCCGATACGCTGTTCATCGCCTGCGCCGACAGCCGGGTGAACCCCAGCATGATCACCCAGACCCAGCCGGGTGACCTGTTCGTGCTGCGCAATATCGGCAATATCGTGCCTGCCTATGGCGAGATGCTCGGCGGCGTGTCATCGGCCATCGAATACGCGGTCAGCGCGCTCAAGGTGTCGCACATCATCGTGTGCGGCCATTCCAACTGCGGCGCGATGAAGGCCCTGCTCGACCCGCAGGCCAGCCACCTCGACAAGATGCCCACCGTGGCAAGCTGGCTGCGCAATGCCGAGGCCGCGCGCGCCGTGCTTGAGGCCACCGATGCCGGGCCCGCCACCGTGCGCAGCCTGTCCGAGCAGAACGTGCAGCTCCAGATCGCGCATCTGCGCACCCACCCTGCCGTGGCGGCGGGGCTTGCCCGCGGCACCCTGACGTTGCAGGGATGGTTCTATGATATTGCCAGCGGGGAAGTGGTGGTGCTCGATGAAACCTCGCGCACCTTCATCCATGTCGATGAAGCCATCGCCAAGCTGCGCGCCCAGCAGGCCAGCGACGCCACGGCGTAA
- a CDS encoding endonuclease/exonuclease/phosphatase family protein: MIWAACPAWAAGSLKVSTWNLEWLTTRAQGDPALPPDVRPRTAADMARLAHYATRLAPDIAALEEVDDPVLAARLFPAPAYHIFITDEPVVQRVAAAVRADLTVVRHPDVTALDVYAADAPRHLRAGLDLTVGTGADSLRVLVVHLKAGCRDSGPTDRRPACATLRRQMTVVEDWIMERQDEGEAFVVLGDFNRLLAPDDPMLHGLSENGPLTLATAGHASPCGAGTYFIDHLIMGGAARDWLQPDSLRVMLYRDRAQDGTAHLSDHCPVSARLSLP; this comes from the coding sequence ATGATCTGGGCTGCCTGTCCCGCATGGGCGGCAGGCAGCCTGAAGGTTTCAACATGGAACCTGGAATGGCTGACCACGCGCGCGCAGGGCGACCCCGCCCTGCCGCCCGATGTCAGGCCCCGCACGGCAGCTGACATGGCGCGGCTGGCGCATTATGCCACCCGCCTCGCCCCCGATATCGCGGCACTTGAGGAAGTAGACGACCCGGTGCTTGCCGCCCGGCTGTTTCCTGCGCCCGCCTATCATATCTTCATAACGGATGAACCGGTGGTGCAGCGCGTCGCCGCCGCCGTGCGCGCTGACCTGACTGTCGTGCGCCACCCCGATGTCACGGCGCTCGATGTCTATGCTGCCGATGCGCCGCGCCACCTGCGCGCGGGGCTGGACCTGACCGTCGGCACGGGTGCTGACAGCCTGCGCGTGCTTGTGGTGCACCTCAAGGCCGGATGCCGCGATTCAGGCCCCACCGACCGCAGGCCCGCCTGCGCCACCCTGCGGCGGCAGATGACCGTGGTGGAGGACTGGATCATGGAGCGGCAGGATGAAGGCGAGGCCTTTGTCGTACTGGGCGATTTCAACCGCCTGCTCGCCCCTGATGACCCGATGCTGCATGGTTTAAGCGAAAACGGTCCCCTCACGCTGGCTACCGCAGGCCATGCCAGCCCGTGCGGGGCGGGAACCTATTTCATCGATCATCTCATTATGGGTGGCGCGGCCCGCGACTGGCTTCAGCCGGACAGCCTGCGCGTGATGCTCTATCGCGACCGGGCGCAGGACGGCACCGCCCACCTGTCCGATCACTGCCCGGTCTCGGCACGGCTTTCGCTCCCCTGA
- a CDS encoding NADPH-dependent F420 reductase: protein MPALKPTRRECLAALAASLLPVALPGMAHAGTPLRIGMIGAGHVGATLGRLWTRAGHQVMFSALDHGEAEKRASAFYPLARAGTVQEAAKFGDAVVLAVPYGALPQLGHTIGSIVGSKPLIDVTNPYGWRDGKIGRLALRNGAGLTTQSLFPAASVVRAFNSEDMTTLAAQTWRTPPRLALPMAGDVIQALYTAGWLIHDAGFDPVMAGPLSTAKLFQPGGPAFEAQMNATDLRHLLGVTANNPVDRALASQFAGGM from the coding sequence ATGCCAGCCCTGAAACCGACCCGCCGGGAGTGCCTTGCCGCGCTGGCCGCCAGCCTGCTGCCCGTGGCCCTGCCCGGCATGGCCCATGCGGGCACGCCGCTGCGCATCGGCATGATCGGGGCGGGGCATGTCGGCGCCACGCTGGGGCGGTTATGGACGCGGGCGGGCCATCAGGTCATGTTCAGCGCACTCGATCACGGGGAAGCGGAAAAACGGGCATCGGCGTTCTATCCCCTCGCCCGCGCGGGCACGGTGCAGGAGGCCGCGAAGTTTGGCGATGCCGTGGTGCTGGCCGTGCCCTATGGCGCCCTGCCACAGCTTGGCCACACGATCGGCTCCATCGTGGGCTCGAAGCCGCTGATCGATGTCACCAACCCCTATGGCTGGCGCGATGGCAAGATCGGGCGGCTGGCGCTGCGCAACGGGGCGGGGCTGACCACGCAGTCGCTCTTCCCTGCCGCCTCCGTGGTGCGGGCCTTCAATTCCGAGGACATGACCACGCTTGCCGCCCAGACATGGCGCACGCCGCCCCGCCTGGCCCTGCCCATGGCGGGCGACGTGATCCAGGCGCTGTACACGGCGGGCTGGCTGATCCATGACGCGGGGTTTGATCCGGTCATGGCGGGCCCGCTTTCAACGGCGAAGCTGTTCCAGCCCGGCGGCCCGGCCTTCGAGGCGCAGATGAACGCCACCGACCTGCGCCACCTGCTTGGCGTGACAGCCAACAACCCCGTTGACCGCGCGCTTGCCAGTCAGTTCGCAGGCGGGATGTAA
- a CDS encoding HdeD family acid-resistance protein, which produces MDTSLTQRWPLFVGLGAISFGLGIMAWVDALAVSLASTILFGVLLFVAGTVQLVHAFVVRDWNGRLMSIAGGALYILAGTMMMEEPSTGSMVITIFISACLVISGIARIIMAFQQRGLQGWWFILLGGLISLLVGVCLYITLPWSGLWLIGTFIAVELIAAGIGWVQFGFALRQANYIPPAN; this is translated from the coding sequence ATGGATACGTCACTTACGCAGCGCTGGCCGCTGTTTGTGGGGCTGGGTGCGATCTCGTTCGGCCTGGGCATCATGGCATGGGTGGATGCGCTGGCGGTCTCGCTGGCCAGCACCATCCTGTTTGGCGTGCTTCTGTTCGTGGCGGGCACGGTGCAGCTCGTGCACGCCTTCGTGGTGCGCGACTGGAACGGGCGGCTCATGTCGATTGCGGGCGGCGCGCTCTATATCCTTGCGGGCACGATGATGATGGAGGAGCCGAGCACCGGCTCCATGGTCATCACCATCTTCATTTCCGCCTGCCTGGTGATATCGGGCATCGCGCGCATCATCATGGCGTTCCAGCAGCGCGGGCTGCAGGGGTGGTGGTTCATCCTGCTTGGCGGGCTGATCAGCCTGCTGGTGGGTGTGTGCCTGTACATAACCCTGCCGTGGTCGGGGCTGTGGCTGATCGGCACGTTCATTGCCGTTGAGCTGATCGCCGCGGGCATTGGCTGGGTGCAGTTCGGCTTCGCGCTGCGGCAGGCGAATTACATCCCGCCTGCGAACTGA
- the rpsD gene encoding 30S ribosomal protein S4 produces MSKRLESKYKINRRLGVNLWGRAKSPVNKREYGPGQHGQRRKQKPSDFSVQLMAKQKLKGYYGNIGEKQFRKYYDEAVRRKGDTSENLIDLLERRLDAVVYRLKFAITPFAARQFISHGHITVNGRKVNIPSFLVRDGDVIEVREKSKQLAIVLDAAQSGERDVPEYMEVDHRQMKGSFLRSPKLSDVPYPVQMEPNLVIEFYSR; encoded by the coding sequence ATGAGCAAGCGCCTTGAGAGCAAGTATAAAATCAACCGCCGCCTTGGCGTAAACCTGTGGGGCCGCGCCAAGTCGCCGGTCAACAAGCGCGAGTATGGCCCCGGCCAGCACGGCCAGCGCCGCAAGCAGAAGCCCTCTGACTTCTCCGTGCAGCTGATGGCCAAGCAGAAGCTCAAGGGCTACTACGGCAACATCGGCGAGAAGCAGTTCCGCAAGTATTACGATGAGGCCGTGCGCCGCAAGGGTGATACCTCCGAGAACCTGATCGACCTGCTCGAGCGCCGCCTCGATGCGGTGGTGTACCGCCTGAAGTTCGCGATCACCCCGTTTGCCGCGCGTCAGTTCATCAGCCACGGCCACATCACGGTCAATGGCCGCAAGGTCAACATCCCCTCCTTCCTGGTGCGTGATGGCGACGTGATCGAAGTGCGCGAGAAGTCCAAGCAGCTCGCCATCGTGCTCGATGCCGCCCAGAGCGGCGAGCGTGACGTGCCGGAATACATGGAAGTGGACCACCGCCAGATGAAGGGCTCCTTCCTGCGCAGCCCCAAGCTGTCGGATGTGCCCTATCCGGTGCAGATGGAACCGAACCTGGTCATCGAATTCTACTCTCGCTGA
- a CDS encoding peptide chain release factor 3, protein MDKTVTATAAETPLAAEITRRRTFAIISHPDAGKTTLTERILRAGGAIQMAGNVRAKGERRRTRSDWMGIERDRGISVVTSVMTFEYGGCIFNLLDTPGHEDFSEDTYRTLTAVDAAVMVIDAAKGIEARTRKLFEICRLRDIPIVTFINKMDREAQDPFALLDEISSSLALDVSPATWPVGRAAKFVGTYDIHKRELHVTEELDQSDPRMVQLGEELELVEAALPEFDLESFNAGHLTPVFFGSAMKEIGVTDLLDALAAFGPPPRDQATETRNVRADEPALTALVFKIQANMDPNHRDRMAFARICSGKLQRGMRLKHVRIGKQFALHTPQFFFARDRQLAEEAFAGDVVGIPNHGTLRIGDTLTEGEDLRFTGVPYFAPEILRRVRLDDAMKAKKLRQALTELAEEGVVQLFRPQDGAPPIVGVVGTLQLDVLQSRLKGEYGVAIGFESTPYNLARWVTGPRDRLEAFCMANRTAMADDIDGDPVFLASSAFMMKRTAEGNPELTFHDIKQIGQEIG, encoded by the coding sequence ATGGACAAGACCGTGACCGCCACCGCCGCCGAAACCCCGCTTGCCGCCGAGATTACCCGCAGGCGCACCTTTGCCATCATCTCGCACCCTGATGCGGGCAAGACCACGCTGACCGAGCGCATCCTGCGCGCGGGTGGCGCGATCCAGATGGCGGGCAACGTACGGGCCAAGGGCGAGCGGCGGCGCACGCGCTCGGACTGGATGGGAATCGAGCGCGACCGTGGCATTTCGGTCGTGACCTCGGTCATGACGTTCGAATATGGCGGCTGCATCTTCAACCTGCTCGACACGCCGGGCCATGAAGACTTCTCGGAAGATACCTACCGCACGCTGACGGCGGTGGACGCCGCCGTGATGGTGATCGACGCCGCCAAGGGCATCGAGGCCCGCACGCGCAAGCTGTTCGAGATCTGCCGCCTGCGCGATATTCCCATCGTCACCTTCATCAACAAGATGGACCGCGAAGCGCAGGACCCGTTTGCCCTGCTCGATGAAATCTCGTCCTCGCTGGCCCTTGATGTCTCGCCCGCCACGTGGCCGGTGGGCCGTGCCGCCAAGTTTGTCGGCACCTACGACATCCATAAACGCGAACTGCATGTGACCGAGGAACTCGACCAAAGCGACCCGCGCATGGTGCAGCTTGGCGAGGAACTCGAACTCGTTGAAGCCGCCTTGCCGGAATTCGACCTTGAAAGCTTCAATGCAGGCCATCTGACGCCGGTTTTCTTCGGCAGTGCGATGAAAGAAATCGGCGTGACCGACCTGCTCGACGCGCTGGCCGCCTTCGGCCCGCCCCCGCGCGACCAGGCCACCGAGACGCGTAATGTCCGCGCCGATGAACCGGCACTCACCGCGCTGGTGTTCAAGATCCAGGCCAACATGGACCCCAACCACCGCGACCGCATGGCCTTTGCGCGCATCTGCTCGGGCAAGCTGCAGCGCGGCATGCGACTCAAGCACGTGCGCATTGGCAAGCAGTTCGCACTGCACACGCCGCAGTTCTTCTTTGCCCGTGACCGGCAACTGGCCGAGGAAGCCTTTGCGGGCGACGTGGTGGGGATTCCCAACCACGGCACGCTGCGTATTGGCGACACGCTGACCGAGGGCGAGGATCTGCGCTTTACCGGCGTGCCCTATTTCGCGCCCGAAATCCTGCGCCGCGTGCGGCTCGATGATGCGATGAAGGCCAAGAAGCTGCGCCAGGCCTTGACCGAACTGGCCGAGGAAGGCGTGGTCCAGCTTTTCCGCCCGCAGGATGGCGCGCCGCCCATCGTGGGCGTGGTCGGCACGCTGCAGCTTGATGTGCTGCAATCGCGCCTCAAGGGTGAATACGGGGTGGCCATCGGATTCGAGTCGACGCCGTATAACCTCGCCCGCTGGGTCACCGGCCCGCGTGACAGGCTGGAAGCGTTCTGCATGGCCAACCGCACGGCCATGGCGGATGATATTGATGGCGACCCGGTCTTTCTCGCCTCATCGGCGTTCATGATGAAGCGCACGGCGGAAGGCAACCCGGAGCTTACGTTCCATGACATCAAGCAGATCGGCCAGGAAATCGGCTGA
- the cysS gene encoding cysteine--tRNA ligase, producing the protein MSDIQPRLHLHDSRTRSTVPFTPLAPDNVRVYYCGPTVYDLAHIGNLRAMLTADVLVRLLRHLYPHVTYVRNITDVDDKINARARANGEPIADLTARTIHDFHEDLAAVSILPPDIEPRATHHIGEMQDMIARLIESGHAYEAEGHVLFAVDTYASYGALSGRSPDDLIAGARVEVAPYKRNAGDFVLWKPSDAETPGWDSPWGRGRPGWHIECSAMSHRYLGESFDIHGGGSDLLFPHHENERAQSMCCHPHGHFANHWVHNAMLLVNGEKMSKSLGNFLTVRDVLRDTPAEALRLLLLRAQYRSVLNFTREGLDEAKQMLDRFYRALEAFDPAQDTVAPPESVVSVLCDDLNTPRALAEMHTLADRAVAGDSLAAAQLKAAGNLIGLLQDTPETWFRGGAKVDPAEIEHLIEERLAARKARDFARADEIRNTLAAQGIVLEDGPQGTTWRQA; encoded by the coding sequence ATGTCCGACATACAGCCCCGCCTGCACCTGCACGATAGCAGGACACGCAGCACCGTTCCCTTCACGCCGCTCGCCCCTGACAACGTGCGGGTCTATTACTGCGGCCCCACGGTCTATGACCTGGCGCATATCGGCAACCTGCGCGCCATGCTGACCGCCGATGTGCTGGTGCGCCTGCTGCGCCACCTCTACCCACACGTGACCTACGTGCGCAACATCACCGACGTGGATGACAAGATCAACGCCCGCGCCCGCGCCAATGGCGAACCCATTGCCGACCTGACCGCGCGCACGATCCATGATTTCCATGAAGATCTGGCCGCCGTTTCCATCCTGCCGCCCGATATCGAGCCCCGCGCCACGCACCATATCGGCGAGATGCAGGACATGATCGCCCGCCTGATCGAAAGCGGCCATGCCTATGAGGCCGAGGGCCATGTGCTGTTCGCGGTCGACACCTACGCCTCCTACGGCGCGCTGTCAGGCCGCAGCCCCGATGATCTGATTGCGGGCGCCCGCGTGGAAGTGGCCCCCTACAAGCGCAATGCGGGCGATTTCGTGCTGTGGAAGCCATCCGATGCCGAAACGCCGGGCTGGGACAGCCCATGGGGCCGGGGCCGTCCGGGCTGGCATATCGAATGCTCGGCCATGTCGCACCGCTATCTGGGCGAGAGCTTCGACATTCATGGCGGCGGCTCGGACCTTCTGTTTCCGCACCACGAGAACGAGCGCGCGCAGAGCATGTGCTGCCACCCGCACGGGCACTTCGCCAATCACTGGGTGCATAATGCCATGCTGCTGGTGAACGGGGAGAAGATGTCGAAATCGCTCGGCAACTTCCTGACCGTGCGCGATGTGCTGCGTGACACGCCTGCCGAGGCCCTGCGCCTTCTGCTGCTGCGCGCGCAGTACCGCTCGGTGCTGAACTTCACGCGCGAAGGGCTGGACGAGGCCAAGCAGATGCTTGACCGCTTCTATCGCGCGCTCGAGGCCTTTGACCCCGCGCAGGACACTGTCGCGCCGCCTGAAAGCGTGGTGAGCGTGCTGTGCGATGACCTGAACACCCCCCGCGCACTGGCCGAGATGCACACGCTGGCTGACAGGGCCGTGGCGGGTGACAGCCTAGCCGCAGCCCAGCTCAAGGCGGCAGGCAACCTGATCGGCCTGCTGCAGGATACGCCGGAAACATGGTTCCGTGGCGGGGCGAAAGTCGATCCGGCCGAAATCGAGCATCTGATTGAAGAACGGCTGGCCGCCCGCAAGGCGCGTGACTTCGCCCGCGCGGACGAAATCCGCAACACCCTCGCGGCACAAGGCATTGTGCTGGAAGATGGCCCGCAGGGCACGACATGGAGGCAGGCATGA
- a CDS encoding RNA methyltransferase, whose protein sequence is MTGRDGGADIGPIGNSPVVILVRPQMAENIGTTARAMANGGLFHMRLVAPRDGWPLERAWRSASGADRILESAQVFDTVDDAVADLHHVFATCPRPRHIVKPVLTARGGAAELREMTDRGLKVGLMFGPERAGLDNEDMARADALIRYPLNPAFMSLNLAQAVMIMAYEWWMAKDDTPPRTLMTNETHVATRGELDNFMRHLIGDLDECGFLRNEQKRAGMVRNLRHFFLRGEVTEQELRTLHGVVTELSRGRKARQGSK, encoded by the coding sequence ATGACCGGCCGTGATGGCGGGGCGGATATCGGCCCCATTGGCAACAGCCCGGTCGTGATCCTTGTCCGGCCCCAGATGGCCGAGAACATTGGCACCACCGCGCGCGCCATGGCCAATGGCGGGTTGTTCCACATGCGCCTCGTCGCCCCGCGCGATGGCTGGCCGCTTGAGCGCGCGTGGCGCAGCGCCTCCGGCGCCGACCGTATCCTTGAATCCGCACAGGTGTTCGACACTGTGGATGATGCGGTGGCCGACCTGCACCACGTCTTCGCCACCTGCCCGCGCCCGCGCCATATCGTCAAGCCCGTGCTGACGGCACGCGGCGGGGCTGCCGAGCTGCGCGAGATGACCGATCGCGGCCTGAAAGTGGGCCTGATGTTCGGCCCCGAGCGCGCAGGGCTGGATAACGAGGACATGGCCCGCGCCGATGCCCTGATCCGCTACCCGCTCAACCCCGCCTTCATGTCGCTCAACCTCGCACAGGCGGTAATGATCATGGCCTATGAGTGGTGGATGGCGAAGGACGATACCCCACCGCGCACGCTCATGACCAACGAGACGCATGTGGCCACCCGGGGCGAACTCGACAACTTCATGCGCCACCTGATTGGCGACCTTGATGAATGTGGCTTCCTGCGCAATGAGCAGAAGCGCGCGGGCATGGTGCGCAACCTGCGTCACTTCTTCCTGCGCGGCGAGGTGACGGAGCAGGAGCTGCGCACGCTCCATGGCGTGGTGACCGAGCTTTCACGCGGGCGCAAGGCGCGGCAGGGCAGCAAATAA
- the gltX gene encoding glutamate--tRNA ligase, with product MKLRFAPSPTGLIHVGNARQAIANALFARRHKASFLLRIDDTDRARSKEEYVQALQDDLRWLGVEWDEFVRQSDRLDRYALAIEALKASGRLYPCFESEQELASKREARIRMRKPPVYDRAMLRMTPAQRAQAEANGKVPYWRFRLSDHRTVEWNDLVMGSCRVKLPAISDPVLVRADGTVLYTLASVVDDMELGITHIIRGEDHVTNTGVQIDIAEALGAKRNRFTFAHLPLLLDEGGGKLSKRFDGLSIRALRQDGVEPSAIVSYLARLGSADDPAPLSFDELARTYDPGRVSRSAARFDMRQLLGLNRRIMHAMPFEEIRARLPEGATEAFWLAVRGNVDMAGELRHWWDVVAGEIVPPVIDEADRPFLLHALESLPAEPWDETTWKTWTAAVKESTERTGRALFHPLRLALTGEESGPEMRDLLPLMGRARVADRLQVAAR from the coding sequence ATGAAACTCCGTTTTGCGCCTAGCCCGACCGGGCTGATTCATGTTGGCAATGCGCGTCAGGCCATTGCCAATGCCCTGTTTGCCCGCCGCCACAAGGCCAGCTTCCTGCTGCGGATTGACGATACCGATCGTGCCCGCTCGAAGGAGGAATACGTGCAGGCCCTGCAGGATGACCTGCGCTGGCTGGGTGTGGAGTGGGATGAATTTGTGCGGCAGTCCGACCGTCTGGACCGCTACGCGCTGGCCATCGAGGCGCTCAAGGCCAGCGGGCGGCTGTATCCGTGCTTCGAGAGCGAGCAGGAACTGGCCTCAAAGCGCGAGGCCCGCATCCGTATGCGCAAGCCGCCGGTCTATGACCGCGCCATGCTGCGCATGACGCCCGCGCAGCGCGCACAGGCCGAGGCCAATGGCAAGGTGCCGTACTGGCGCTTCAGGCTGTCCGATCATCGCACGGTGGAATGGAACGACCTTGTCATGGGTTCGTGCCGGGTCAAGCTGCCTGCCATTTCCGATCCCGTGCTGGTGCGGGCCGATGGCACGGTGCTGTACACGCTGGCCTCGGTGGTGGATGACATGGAACTGGGCATTACCCACATCATCCGTGGCGAGGACCACGTGACCAATACCGGCGTGCAGATCGACATTGCCGAGGCGCTGGGGGCGAAGCGCAACCGCTTCACCTTCGCGCATCTGCCGCTGCTGCTGGATGAGGGCGGGGGCAAGCTGTCCAAGCGCTTTGATGGCCTGTCGATTCGGGCCCTGCGGCAGGATGGGGTCGAGCCTTCGGCCATCGTCTCCTACCTTGCCCGCCTTGGCAGCGCGGATGACCCGGCCCCGCTGTCATTTGATGAACTGGCCAGGACCTATGACCCGGGCCGTGTCTCGCGTTCAGCAGCGCGGTTTGACATGCGGCAGTTGCTGGGGCTGAACCGCCGCATCATGCACGCGATGCCGTTTGAGGAAATCCGCGCCCGCCTGCCCGAGGGGGCGACCGAAGCCTTCTGGCTGGCCGTGCGGGGCAATGTGGATATGGCAGGTGAACTGCGCCACTGGTGGGATGTGGTGGCGGGCGAGATCGTGCCGCCCGTGATTGATGAGGCCGACCGCCCCTTCCTGCTCCACGCACTGGAGTCGCTGCCTGCCGAGCCGTGGGATGAAACCACGTGGAAGACGTGGACCGCTGCGGTGAAAGAGAGCACGGAGCGCACTGGTCGCGCCCTGTTCCACCCCCTGCGCTTGGCGCTGACGGGCGAGGAGAGCGGGCCGGAAATGCGTGACCTGCTGCCGCTCATGGGCCGCGCCCGCGTGGCCGACCGGCTTCAGGTCGCTGCACGCTGA
- a CDS encoding nicotinate phosphoribosyltransferase, protein MTQGEPAGRDRLASAADDMIAARTDAYFNRTRAIVEHFGDRKVTYAIFLRRPVISAPRLMTEWLRAVGSAGGITIDTTVLYPESTWVGAGEPLAYVTGSFAALAPLETLALQRLGPACVAAHNAYQMAMALPHVRFLAMEARHCAGFGMQEQMAYAASVGSHAAQKEGAHGFIGGANDATAHYFGTNHGLGTMPHALVGYAGSTLRAAEMFHEVYPAMDLVVLVDYFGREVTDALEVCRHFPELAAQGRLSVRLDTHGGRFLEGLDPQSSYDVLERHTPGTIRRYRSDKELSHLVGTGVSAAAIWRMREVLDEAGFPHVRIIASSGFSVEKCLSMADAHAPVDVIGTGSFIPDRWSETYATADIVAYDDVPRVKAGREFLLRRTPHAPE, encoded by the coding sequence ATGACCCAGGGTGAACCGGCAGGCCGTGACAGGCTGGCCAGCGCGGCGGATGACATGATCGCAGCCCGCACGGATGCGTATTTCAACCGCACGCGCGCCATCGTGGAGCATTTTGGCGACAGGAAGGTGACATATGCCATCTTCCTGCGCCGCCCCGTCATTTCCGCCCCCCGGCTCATGACCGAGTGGCTGCGCGCGGTGGGCAGCGCGGGCGGCATCACCATCGACACCACGGTTCTGTACCCCGAGAGTACATGGGTGGGGGCGGGCGAGCCGCTGGCCTACGTAACCGGCTCGTTCGCAGCCCTTGCCCCGCTTGAGACACTGGCGCTCCAGCGCCTTGGCCCGGCCTGCGTCGCGGCCCATAATGCCTATCAGATGGCCATGGCGCTGCCACATGTGCGCTTTCTGGCTATGGAAGCCCGCCATTGCGCGGGTTTTGGCATGCAGGAGCAGATGGCCTATGCCGCCTCTGTTGGCAGCCATGCCGCCCAGAAGGAAGGGGCGCATGGCTTCATTGGCGGCGCGAATGATGCCACGGCCCATTATTTTGGCACCAACCATGGCCTAGGCACCATGCCGCACGCGCTGGTAGGCTATGCGGGCTCGACCCTGCGGGCGGCCGAGATGTTCCATGAGGTCTATCCCGCAATGGACCTTGTCGTGCTGGTTGACTATTTTGGCCGCGAGGTGACGGACGCGCTGGAAGTGTGCCGGCACTTTCCCGAACTTGCGGCGCAGGGGCGGCTGTCCGTGCGGCTCGACACGCATGGGGGCCGCTTTCTTGAAGGGCTGGACCCGCAATCCTCCTATGACGTGCTCGAGCGCCACACGCCGGGCACCATCCGGCGCTACCGCTCGGACAAGGAACTCAGCCACCTTGTGGGCACCGGGGTCTCGGCGGCGGCCATCTGGCGCATGCGCGAGGTGCTGGATGAGGCGGGGTTCCCGCATGTGCGCATTATCGCCTCATCGGGTTTCAGCGTGGAAAAATGCCTGAGCATGGCCGATGCCCATGCCCCGGTGGATGTGATCGGCACGGGCTCGTTCATCCCTGATCGCTGGTCCGAGACTTACGCCACGGCGGATATCGTGGCGTATGACGACGTGCCCCGGGTCAAGGCGGGGCGCGAGTTCCTGCTGCGCCGCACGCCACACGCTCCCGAATAA